In Miscanthus floridulus cultivar M001 chromosome 8, ASM1932011v1, whole genome shotgun sequence, the sequence GTTGTTGGAGCATGTGCTACAGCTGTGCATTATTCCATCTGCCCGTGGCCTGTGCTGTGCAATGTGCATCCGAGCCGAGACTGCTTTGCGCCTTTGACTCCAAAGTCCAGTGTTCGGCTGTGCAATGCAAACCACATCAGAATGATAGGTTattcagcttttttttttttttgacatccATCACTATACACAGTAAGTACATGCATACGTACTCCTCCGACTGTTAGTCTGTTACAGTAACCATCCGTGTTTACCTTGTCCAACCGAAATCATGAGACAGATAGGCACTCACTGATTGAGAAATGAGAATGAATGGATGAATTCCTGGAGGAGAAGCAggcaagcagcagcagcttccGGGATGTTGACGTGACGGGTCCCGGGTCCCGTGTCCGTCCGGTCAATTGCTCGTTGGTCCTCCGTGAACATGGATGGCtccaaatgcaagtgcaattcagATTTCAGGGACGTGTTGTCCAAAGCTGCCTGCCCCCACTGGCCGAGTGATGATAAACGGGAGAAGCCACAGCCCACAGGGGACAGGGCAGCTAACCGGACGGATGCGTGCGCAAGAAAGAAAGCTGCGTCGGAAAGCAAGGTGGGTGGCCGTGGCCCGTGGAGCTAGCAACTGTTACATTAAGACCTCTACTTTTgatttaaatgttttttttaCCTTTTAAGAGTATTTTTTTATCTACTCTCGTAGCcctcaaattcatttcaaccgaCACGGACAAAGGGACCCACTcgtcattctttattcttctcTCGCTCATCCTCACTCTCACCGACTGAGCGTAGGAGAGTACGAGACTTTCAGGAAGCCGAAAGGAAATAGGGCCGCCAGTCAGGGCGAAGGCAGATCGAGGGGAGGATGCCCACGCCGACAGAGTCGCATTTGGGTGGCGACGCGTTGGGCTTGGGCAACGACAGTTCCAGCTTAGTTCGGTTGAGCTGAATTTTCACTGTTTATATTGGAAACACTGTTCATACTAGAATAttttgagagaaaaatacggctccggctgaaaaaaaaaaaaaggcaaacaAGCCAAAGTCAGGGGCGGGAGATAAACCGCTAAAAATAAAAGTTAGGAAACCTCCTCCATGGTCCCTAGAAATGAGGTCCTGGGAGGAGAACTCGACATTCTTTTACTTTTAGGGGCTGAGTTGAGGAGAAGcctggtgaatctgtgtttttcaGGTAAGCCTTTATAATATGTTCGTTTtgtcgtatttgacttataagtcataaATTATCAgccaatgaatagtatttttctctcgtaccaaactagccaacagtacttttagccatggcttataagctaaataAGTCCAAACAAGCTGTTTTTTTAAGGACATGTTAAGGGCTCTGTTCAGAATTGAATTGCTCTGACCGCACCGCACCTCACCTCACCTGTAAAACAAGTCTCTTGTCTCTGTttttcccttcttcttcttgggggCTACGGGAGCATTCGCTAGTCTTCTTCTCGTGTGCTTTTGCACGTGCGCAcacacactactacacaaactttactggaggcgggcgttttcggttttccgcggcggACAAAGCCGTCcaccgcggcctagaggccacggtaaatcgtggcttaaccgcggcgggcggccttgcccgccgcggttaaccgatttaccgcggcgggcggtgcaaCGTGCcagccgcggtaaatatacttttaccacggcgggcacgttaggatgcccgctgcggttaatcatttaaaaaaacaaaaaaaaaccaggAGCCCGCCGGCGAGCCCGTTCTCGAGCCCACTGGCGACGGATCCGGGCTTCCCACGGCTGCAGATCCGTGCCGCtcggggagggagaagaggaggagccgGGCGGGCCCCAGCGTCTATGGAGAAGCCGGCTGGACACGCCGACGCCACTGCAGGGCCACCACCACCTCGCCAGTCGCTCGCAAGGGACCACGCCGACGCCTCCTCGCGAATCCCCGTGCCTCCTTGCGGATCCCGCCGCGCCGTGGTGGAGGgaggccgccgcgccgccgcgtccTCACCCGCGGTGGTGGAGGTCCCAGCGTCGTGGCCGTGGTGGGTCCTGGcgtcgtggccgtggtggagATCCCGCCGTGGTGGAGGGAGGCCGTCGCGCCGACGCGTCCTCGCCCGCCGTGGTGGAGGTCCCGGCGTCGTGGCCGTGGTGGATCCCGGCGTCGTGGCCATGGTGGAGATCCCGCCGTGGTGGAGGGAGGCCACCGCGCCGAACCATCCTCGCCCGCCGGATCCGGCCACCGCGCACCGCCACCGACCGGATCCGCCTCGGGACGCCGTCACCGGCCGGATCCGGTCACCGCGCGCCGCCACCGGCCAGATCCGCCTCAGGACGGGCTCGTCGTTGCCGTCCCACGAGCCACCGCGCTCATCGCCGCGCGCCCCGTGCTAGAGGATCggaagagagagaggaaggagagggagggatctatgggagagaagagagggagggagagcgtCGTGCTGGTGGATATGCAGTGGAAGGAGATGGTGACGGGAGGAGAGAGGCTCGCGATAGGAGAGGAGTGACTGCGGCGCTATCGGTGGAGAGGAGTGAGTGAACTGAAACCCTAAACTCCTAAAGTGCTCATTTTATATGGAGACCAGTTATTGGGCCTCGCCCTGGGCCTGTTGGGCCTCGgccatttaccgtggcgggcgtcttaaCACGTCCGCCATGGAAAATACATATTttccgtggcgggcatcttaagacgtccgctacggcaaatcgatttaccgtgacgggcaaacgtgcccaccacggtaaataaaaaatgcccgccgcggtaaatcgtggtATTTACCGCAGCAGGCGAAAATAGATGATCGCCACGGAGTGTAAAAATGCAACGCTGCGCATAATCTTTTGTGCAGTAGTGACAATGACACAAGGCACGTACCGTGCGTGCGTGCATGATTTGCACGTCGGTCTCGTTGCAGACGCGCGCAGAGGCATTCCGTGCGACGCATGCCATGCCATACATATCCATCCATACCCCGCTGCTGTGCTGCCGCCAACCAAACCAACGACGCTTCTCACTCATGACTCATGTGACCCAGCAACAACCTCATGTTACCATAACATCACCCTCATCATCGCATCATGCATGGGCCTGGGATACGCACGGCATGGGCATGCATGGGTTCGGTCACCACTTACCAGTTACCACCAAGCACGAAGCAACAAAGGATGCAACTACCATATGCGCACCCGTTAGAGTATTTTATGTTTGATCAAGGTTTTAGTAAATAGTATTCACGTTTATGACtctaaatcaatttattatgataatacatttcgtaattaaccaatggtatttatttgatattataaatatttatatttttttatctataattggttaaACTTGGCATACTAAAACATGATACTGTTCGAGAGTTGTATTCTTTcagagacggagggagtaaaatttatatctccaaataagtttattataagaTGATCAATCTACTGACATTTATAaagcatcataaatattaatattttttattacatatttagttaaagCAAAAGAAAATTAACTCCTCAAAAAACGATACATGTAGGTTTTTTTTTTAACCGAGGAGGCTAGGAAGTATGTAGTACATGTGGCCCCTTAGTGGCCAGCTTCCAACCCCATCAAAAAGCGGTTTTTCCCTTTTGCTTCCTTCGTCATCTGGTAGCTTATAATTCAACACTACACTACTTGTGTTGGTGTTTTAAGGAATAATAACAATATATATGATGGCGATGTCGCTCCATGTCCACATGTTCCTGCAGGTTTGTTCCTTTGCAATACACAAACGCATGGTCCCTCCCGTCATTTTCAGTCCTGTTCCTTCCAAGGAGAAAGATTGTGCATACATGCGGTCCACTCATGAATTATCTATCACAAAATAAAATAACTGACAGAGAAGGAAAATAACATTTTAGTGCAAGCGTTTGGAAGCAAGGTTCTTCTGATCCTCTCTATTATTGAATGAAGGAAAACAAGGGAGGGAGATGTGCAGTGCAGGTGACAGAGAAATGGAGCAAGGGATGGCCGACCTGACAAACATTCTTGCTCAAGCCAAGACGTCGTTCATTCATTCACAGATAGATATAGACATGCAGTGCATTTTAGCAATGCAACCACTGCAGGTGCAGGGCAGGCCGGTTGTGTAAAGCAACCTAACAACTTCTTTGCTTCCGATTCCAGCTTAGACTGTCCCCGACAGCTGTATCCAAACTCAAAATGAATAGTATGAGATCAAAAATCAGCCTCTAACAGAGTACATATACGAAAGACTcattttgggttgtctgagaggcacaacctaaatatgaGTATCTCTCTCCTAAAAAcctatttgcagaaaggattctcttttaggTCCCGTTGTTGGAGAGGATGTCGAATGAGTATTGAACCATTTGACTATAGCGCTACCCAAATATTGAATGGGCCTTGTATTTTgaatgttgttgttggagatagtcttccGTGCTGTCTCTCTGTGCAAAAGGCAAGTGATCAGCCTGCCTCACTTTTTTTTTATATACGCATGCACAGTAACTATTTGTTGGCTTATTTTTAGCGCTTATTAGTTACTTGACGGCTGCGGAAGCAAAATGAGCACTATAAAAGTTTAATACGTACTACTCTCTCCATTTCACATTGTTTAGTAATTCTGGCCTTTTAAGATATATAGTTTTAAtcatatatatctagacataacgGATATCTAGATATACAGTAAAATCTATGTACCTAACAACACCTGACCGACTTACAATTTAGAGCGGGGGAGCATATGAGCAACGCCATCGCATACTAATACATTAGTGACGTGGCCAGAGCAAAAACCATTTCTGGCTACTGATTTAATTAAAATAGTATTTCACACACTGTACCATGAATTAACTATATATGTTAATTTCTGGATGGGCCAGTAGCAACAAACTAAAGCTTGTTCGTTCCGGTTTCGCTGTCTGGGAAATCTGAACAGCTCTCAACTTCAACCCCATGAAAAATCAAAAGGCACGCTTGCTTGCTTGTGTTCAGGTTGGGTGCAACAAAAAGCGACAACGTCGGTTGCTGTTTCTTTGTCGCCAATCCATACATCACACATGTCAGCCAGTTTGGTAGACCTAAAAATGTTAATGCATATATTTGACCTTGCTACGGTAGCTCAACACTGCTACTAGTCGTTGAAAACAGAAGGGCCCGTTTGTTTCGGCTCCCGCGGCTCCGGCTTCGACTGACACCGACTGTTCATAGAGCCGGGTTTTCTCTCCTACACTATATTGTAGCAGTACTGTTCATTAAAGTCGTTTTTCTCTTCCTTACTTTTGTGTCACTGTTTATGGAGCGTTGTTCACGAAGCCGGCGGAGCTCGGTTTTTCGGCTCGTGCGGCTCCGGCTATGGTGCGTGAACAACTCAAACATGGAAACAAATGGTAGCTAGCAGGCTTGCTGATGACAGGACAGGCAGGCTCCTCTGGGATAAGTATTTATTTGaggtttttattatttttaaaaatcGTGTTCATCTCCTACCACATCTGAGATGGCGCGAGCATTCGTCCTTGGTGGCCACCGAATTTGGCCGCCATTTTGCATGGTACGTGCCTCCCTCCTCTGCTTTTGCTGGCACAATGTCGGTTTGGGGCCTTTGAAAGCATGCTTAATTCCTAATTTTCTTCGCAAATACATGAATACAACAAATATTTTTAAGAGGTAATAAAAACATTACTACCGCGTAGAGTTTGTTTTTTGTGATTTTGTGAGGGCAAGAACCACCTAAATCGGAGGTACCGATTTAAAATATTTTGATTTTAAAAGTTTAAGCTTTATTAAAATAGAAGTTGTTGTTTTTAATAATTATTAAACTACTTTGGAAAATGCTGTTGTATTAAAAAAACTTGGTTCATGATGTCACCAAAAACATATGACACCAACAGCCATTTTTCATTAAGCGTTAACATTTGCCACAGGATTATTACTGCCTCTCTCGGTAGTAGCCGCACCGTGCTACTTGGACAATACTACCAAGTAAATCGATAATGCAGAATATTTGAAGTATCTATTACATAGATGTAGTCAGTGAGAAACTCAGCAAAGCTTGTTTTTTCATTTTACGATTTTGCTTTGATTTTATATAGATTTTAGAACTTTCAGCCGATTAAAACGtaataaaagaaaaagagaaacgtAATAGGACAAACGCTTTGCACCTAGGTCCCTATACTTTCCCTCAATCAAATCACGCTTTGATGTACTGTAAAGAACTGTTCATAAGAGTCACGAcatttgcattgggaaccctgaAAAAGCTTCTATTCTTCTTTACTTACCCATGAACGCTTAGAAAATCAACACAAACTTGGTAACCTGTTCGTCAATCTGTCgcgtcttttttttttcttcctactCTACCCAAACCCAGGTATGATATACTGCAGTGCTTTAGCTGCTTCAGATAATTAAGCCCAACAGATAGAGCATTCTAAAAGAACAAAGGAGAACACAATGAAGCCAGCACCGACGATCAATCACCATTCACCATGAGGAAACAAAACTCAAAATACAGATAATACCAGAATTCCACAATACCTAAACATGAACAGGTGGAATAGTTTGAGTAACCAGAATGCATCAATTACACAAATCTGAGTCATGAACTCATGATTACAAGCCAAATATTTGCTCTTGTTATTCCAGACATACAATACACCCACGGTCATAGCAAAGTGGCTAGGGCACGCGCTGGAATATATGTAGTATATAACAAGAAAATGTATTGCAAACAAGCCTCCTAACTCCTAGGTCCTAAGTGCAATCTTTACCATTTTGTACTATAACAAAGTCAGCTGGCAATCTCAGAACATGCAAGTTCATAGCTTCAAAACATCTTTCAGCAAACCATGTAGCCATGCAACAGAACAAAACAGATCCAGATACAGATGTAACTAATGGGACCAAAACTTAAACTCTCAAAATAATGGAAAGCACAGAGCGACTCCTTCATTAGTCTCATGCCAAAACTGAACGTTTAGGAACAGTCATTGGTACAACCACTAAAAAGCTTACGCAGTACAGTATGTTAAGAGTAATTAATGCATAATTTTGCAACTAATTCATGACAAGAAGTATGTTAATAGTAATTAATGCATAACTTTGCAACTAAATTCATGACAAGAGATACATCTTTGCCTATTATTGCGTACATTTCTTCTCACTAAGATGAACAAATCAAGGATTCTCCAAGCAGAAAGTAAATGCACCTGCTTCTAGTTTGATAGGATGAAAATCCCTACTTGACAAATAGCTCAAGAAGCATCTATGAAAAGAAAGAAATCACATCTTTCTTCTagtcaaaaagaaaaatagatGGTTTCGAAAAGCTGACAAAGTTCACTAAGCACCCATGGCAACCCTTTTGCCCCTCTTGGACATTGACTGTGCATTCTCTGCCAAGATCCTAGACAAAATATCTGCTTGCTTTGAGTATCCCTCAGATTTTAAGCTCTCCATCAAAGCATCGCAACCTTTCTGGTCGACAACACCTCCTTTGTTCTTGATCTTGCAAAGCATGGAGTACGCAGGCAATGTCTTTTCTTCAGCATACAGGGCCTCCAGAACTCTGTCATAGGTCGAGAAGCTAACATCGAAGTCCCTGTCCAACGCAAAATCAGCCAGCTTCTGTGCTTCCATCACTCTATCATTGTCACAGAGGCCAATCAGCAACTTATCTAGATCAGGCATACAGCCATTTTCCACCATCAGATTGACACGGCCAATTGCCTCCTCCACATGGCCCCTCGTGAAGAGAGCTTCCAGTATCTTGTGTGCCACATCCATGTTCTCAGTAACCCCCTTCTCAATCATAATCTTCATGACCCTGCTTGCGGTCTGAACCCGACCATCATTGAACAGTGCCTCCATGACAGACTTGAACAGAGCTGGGCTTGGCAGATGACCATGTTGCATCATGCTGTCCAATGCCATCTTTGCATCAGCGGGCTCATTCTTCTTCAGGAAGCTATCAACTAGGAGCACATGTGACTCAGGGTCAGTTGGGACCTCACGCCGTGTCATAATGGCAAGAATCTCCTGTGCCGCCTCCGGCACGCCTTCTTTTGCATGTCCACGGATAAGACTGTTGAACGCAGCCTTGTCATccacacctttcttcatcagctgCCTGAAGAACGTCTCAGCCTTGGCGGTGCTGCCATTGCTGCACAGGTACTCGATCACTGGGTTATAAGCCGATGCTTCAAGCACAGGACTCTTTGGGCTCAGCAAGGTGCCCTTCTCCATAAGCTCATCTAGCACCTCAATAGCCATTTCGAACTTGCCACCTGCGCAAAGGCCTTCCATCAGCACTCCATACTGTTTTGGATCCACCAGCACATGCTTGAACTGCCCACTCTTCCGGTGCACCTCCAGCGCCCCATCCAAGTCCCCAGCCTTGCACAGTGTTGTCACAAGCCTCAGAAACACCGACTTGTCCTTAGGTGTGAGCCTCCGCTCCGCCATTTCATCCACTGCCTTCTGGGCCTCCGCCGCCCTGCTCTGGTCATCGCAAAGCCCTGGCATCAACGCAGCAAACGTCTTCTCACTCAGCCTCAAACCCTTCTCGCCCATCTCAGCAAACAACGCCactgcctcttccaccctatcgCCTTCCACATACCCCTTGATCATGACATTGTACGAGACCGAGTTCCGCTCGATCCCCTCCCCAgtcatttcatcaaacaccttGCGCGCACTCTCCAGATCACCGGCGTGCACCCACGCATTCAGCAGGGCGTTGTAGGTGGTGACATCAGGCGTCACCCCATGGCCCTTCATCTCTCCAAACACCCTGACTGCGGTCTCCATCTTCTTGCACAGGCCGAACCCCCAGATGAGCGTGTTGTAGGTGGACACGTCCGGAGCGACCCCGTCCGCGATCATGGCGTTGTAGATCCGCCTGGCCATTGCCTCGCGTCCGCGGCAGAGTATGGCCTTGAGGACGGCGTTGTAGGAGAGCGCGGTGCGGGGGACGCCGACGTTGGGCATCATCCGGAACAGCCTGACGGCCTCCTGCGGGATGGCGGCCCTGCCGTAGGCGGCGATGAGCGCGGCGAGCGTGG encodes:
- the LOC136470902 gene encoding large ribosomal subunit protein mL102 (rPPR5)-like encodes the protein MARRHLAYPLHLPLLSRNPGAPTRALCASSSSHEVPPRAVEAPAEAEAEAAAAPSPSAPTNPPRREEPLHETILHMIRRRPWTTRLENSIRLLSPTLDAPLVHGVISGAASAGRADLALQFFRFAYRRGGFRPEGGTFALLVPALASRRMLNHARCLVLDTMPSFSVAPDEPTLAALIAAYGRAAIPQEAVRLFRMMPNVGVPRTALSYNAVLKAILCRGREAMARRIYNAMIADGVAPDVSTYNTLIWGFGLCKKMETAVRVFGEMKGHGVTPDVTTYNALLNAWVHAGDLESARKVFDEMTGEGIERNSVSYNVMIKGYVEGDRVEEAVALFAEMGEKGLRLSEKTFAALMPGLCDDQSRAAEAQKAVDEMAERRLTPKDKSVFLRLVTTLCKAGDLDGALEVHRKSGQFKHVLVDPKQYGVLMEGLCAGGKFEMAIEVLDELMEKGTLLSPKSPVLEASAYNPVIEYLCSNGSTAKAETFFRQLMKKGVDDKAAFNSLIRGHAKEGVPEAAQEILAIMTRREVPTDPESHVLLVDSFLKKNEPADAKMALDSMMQHGHLPSPALFKSVMEALFNDGRVQTASRVMKIMIEKGVTENMDVAHKILEALFTRGHVEEAIGRVNLMVENGCMPDLDKLLIGLCDNDRVMEAQKLADFALDRDFDVSFSTYDRVLEALYAEEKTLPAYSMLCKIKNKGGVVDQKGCDALMESLKSEGYSKQADILSRILAENAQSMSKRGKRVAMGA